From Juglans regia cultivar Chandler chromosome 8, Walnut 2.0, whole genome shotgun sequence, the proteins below share one genomic window:
- the LOC108985551 gene encoding heat shock 70 kDa protein, mitochondrial-like encodes MATSLLLRTLRHQKLHASSLAACGSLIGGSAKRPFAASPFVNKWASLTRPFSSRPIGNDVIGIDLGTTNSCVSVMEGKTPKVIENAEGARTTPSVVAFDQKGELVVGTPAKRQAVTNPSNTFFGTKRLIGRRFDDSHTQKEMKMVPYKIVRAPNGDAWVEANGQKYSPSQIGAFVLTKMKETAEAYLGKTVSKAVVTVPAYFNDAQRQATKDAGKIAGLDVQRIINEPTAAALSYGLNNKEGLVAVFDLGGGTFDVSILEISNGVFEVKATNGDTFLGGEDFDNTLLEFLVSEFKRTDAIDLSKDRLALQRLREAAEKAKIELSSTSQTDINLPFITADASGAKHLNITLTRSKFEGLVDQLISRTVNPCKNCLKDAGISVKEVDEVLLVGGMTRVPKVQQIVAEIFGKSPSKGVNPDEAVAMGAAIQGGILRGDVKELLLLDVTPLSLGIETLGGIFTRLINRNTTIPTKKSQVFSTAAENQTQVGIKVLQGEREMATDNKLLGEFELVGIPPAPRGMPQIEVTFDIDANGIVTVSAKDKSTGKEQNITIRSSGGLSEDEIEKMVKEAELHAQRDQEKKALVDIKNSADTTIYSIEKSLGEYRDKIPAEVVTEIESAVADLRKAMVNDDIDEIKAKIDVANKSVTKIGEHMSKGSDGSSSGGSEGGEQQPPEAEYEEVRK; translated from the exons TTGATTGGTGGCAGTGCAAAGAGACCATTTGCTGCTTCTCCTTTTGTTAACAAATGGGCATCGTTGACAAGACCTTTTAG CTCTAGACCCATTGGCAATGATGTTATTGGTATTGATTTGGGTACTACAAATTCGTGTGTTTCAGTGATGGAGGGAAAG ACTCCCAAAGTTATTGAGAATGCTGAAGGTGCTCGAACCACTCCATCAGTGGTTGCCTTTGACCAAAAGGGGGAGTTGGTTGTGGGAACCCCAGCCAAACGTCAGGCTGTGACCAACCCATCAAACACATTTTTTGGTACCAAACGTCTGATTGGGAGACGTTTTGATGACAGTCAtacacaaaaagaaatgaagatggTGCCTTATAAGATTGTTAGAGCTCCCAATGGTGATGCATGGGTTGAAGCCAATGGACAAAAGTATTCTCCAAGTCAGATTGGGGCATTTGTTCTTACTAAGATGAAAGAAACTGCAGAGGCGTACCTTGGTAAAACAGTGTCTAAAGCTGTGGTCACTGTTCCTGCTTATTTTAATGATGCACAACGACAAGCAACAAAGGATGCTGGAAAGATTGCTGGTCTAGATGTTCAGAGAATCATTAATGAACCAACTGCTGCTGCCCTGTCTTATGGGTTAAACAACAAAGAAGGTCTTGTAGCTGTTTTCGATCTTGGAGGTGGAACTTTTGATGTTTCTATCCTGGAAATCTCAAATGGTGTTTTTGAG GTCAAAGCCACAAATGGGGATACCTTTTTGGGAGGGGAAGACTTTGACAATACACTCCTGGAATTCTTAGTGAGCGAGTTTAAGAGAACTGATGCAATTGATCTCTCGAAGGACAGGCTTGCCCTGCAGAGGCTTCGGGAAGCAGCTGAAAAGGCTAAGATAGAACTCTCATCTACAAGTCAGACTGATATCAACCTTCCATTTATAACCGCTGATGCTTCTGGTGctaaacatttaaatataacCCTCACCAGATCGAAGTTTGAGGGTTTGGTGGATCAATTGATTTCGAGGACCGTAAATCCATGCAAGAATTGTTTAAAGGATGCTGGGATATCAGTCAAAGAAGTCGACGAAGTTCTGCTTGTTGGAGGTATGACCCGGGTCCCCAAGGTACAACAGATAGTTGCAGAAATCTTTGGGAAGAGCCCAAGCAAAGGAGTGAATCCTGACGAGGCAGTTGCCATGGGAGCCGCAATTCAAGGTGGTATCCTTCGTGGAGATGTTAAGGAGTTGCTTTTGTTAGATGTGACTCCTTTATCACTTGGTATTGAAACTCTTGGAGGCATCTTCACCAGACTGATCAACAGAAACACAACCATTCCTACTAAGAAATCACAG GTCTTCTCTACTGCTGCTGAGAACCAAACTCAGGTAGGCATTAAAGTTCTTCAAGGTGAGCGTGAAATGGCAACTGACAACAAGCTTTTGGGGGAGTTTGAACTTGTTGGTATTCCGCCTGCACCTAGAGGCATGCCACAAATTGAGGTGACCTTTGACATTGATGCAAATGGAATTGTTACCGTTTCTGCTAAGGATAAGTCAACAGGTAAAGAACAGAACATTACAATCCGATCTTCTGGAGGCCTCTCAGAGGATGAGATTGAAAAGATGGTCAAGGAGGCTGAGCTTCATGCTCAAAGAGATCAGGAGAAAAAAGCTTTGGTTGACATTAAAAATAGTGCTGATACAACCATATACAGCATCGAAAAAAGCTTGGGTGAGTATCGGGACAAGATTCCTGCTGAGGTTGTGACAGAAATAGAGTCTGCCGTGGCAGATCTGAGGAAAGCTATGGTTAATGATGACATTGATGAGATTAAGGCGAAGATTGATGTTGCAAATAAATCTGTTACAAAGATTGGAGAACACATGTCTAAAGGCTCGGATGGATCATCCTCGGGAGGGTCTGAGGGCGGTGAGCAGCAGCCCCCAGAAGCTGAATATGAGGAGGTCAGGAAATAG